In Channa argus isolate prfri chromosome 15, Channa argus male v1.0, whole genome shotgun sequence, the DNA window CAGACTGACCTTATGTTAGCTTCTTGGCTTTGTTGTAGAGTGAGTCGACCACTTTACTCATGTTCTGAATTGTCTCCAGGGCCGCCTCGTATGTCTTGTCTACCACTGGCTCGTCAAAAACAATCAGCACACCCTCACCTTGGTCCAAAATACCTGTCAGTTTGAAAGAGGTGGGATAATTAGGggagcaaaacaaagaaacatttctccTTCTACAAACCTATCAGAGAactctcatttttttaaattcagtgtaaATCTGTTCCATCTGCAGGATATGACcataaaaactaatatttacaACGAGGAAACACTAATATTTAGCTCTCTTTTCATCTACTGTTCACATGTTGCCAAGCCATCAttgtttacttaaaaaaaactggatTCATACCGTGAAACTTCTTATCCAGAATCATCTGTGATAATTTCCTTTCCACGTCTCCCTGCAAGATGCACATCATTAGATTCTAGGTATTTCACTGTATAAAACTAAACAGCAGCTAAAAATAGGCAATTAGTGttgaattaaagtttaaaaagaaagtcaTACCTTAGGGAGTTTGATGAGGGAGGAAATGTGTGCTATCTGTCAAAGACAGTACAACAAACACAATCATAAAGGACATACATGTGCAACATAGTGTGCTTACTAATTCAtttcttacttacttacttacattAATCAATTACTGAATTGATTTTGTCTTCATGCCCATACCCTGGATATTGTTCCGCACCAATCTGACTAAAtaggtaaatgtaaaaaagattaCCTGGACCCTAGAGAAAGGTTCAATGACCCTGATGAGGTTCTGCTCCAGCAGGTTGTCATACAGCTTGGTCAAATGGGTGCTGATGATGGGGTCATCCCTCAGCTCTGCTTTATACTCTGTTAGTGCCTTGGTAATGAAAGGAACAGGAGAGTGTAATTACAAGTGACAGAATAGGCCAAAACATTATTGTAAGATGGAAGGTGTTCCATAGACAGAAGATCTATTCTTGTTTAGAAACACAAGTTCAGCAACATACAGCGTCAAACTCAGAATAACAAACCTTTTCAAAGTCTGCGAGCGATCGGTTCTTGCTGGCTTGTGCCACACATTTCAGTGAGTCTGTCTAAAGAAAGATATAAACAAAAGATCATTAGGAGGAGAGTAACAGTGGATGAACACTAAGGAAAATTGTTCGTTTTTACAATGaaattagaaaacacaaacagtggaaACACAGTGGAAGcagattttgttaattttacacACTTAACTTATCGTTGTCCTGGGGCCTGATGTACATCTGCCAAACCACTAGATGTCCCTGTACTTGCTTTATTTAGATCACCCAATATTAGCAGAATCCTAACTGGCTACACATGCTACACATGCTCTTTAGGGGAGGGGttcaacaaatacattaaaatggaaattaaagcaTGAATTGCTAGAAAATGGGGAAGATACCTGTCTGCCAGCATACCGGAGAGCTAGTTTGCCACTGGTCAGTGCCTGAACATCCTCTGGCCTgaaataggaaaataaataaaattgatgaagaggtttaattttaaaaccaaTCATGGTAATTAAAGCtgctgaaatacagtaaatccaTAATATATTATAAGTCATCACAGTAggccttcacacacacacacacacacacacaataccaaCAATGATTGGTTTGAAAAATTAAACCTCTTCATCAATTTTGTAAAATTGctggaaaaataattataacTTACAGGTTGAGCATGATTTTGCAAAGCAGCATGTATTTGAGGGCTGTGATGGCTCGGGGGCTGTCAATGGAATCGTAGCCTTCAAATGCCTCATAGAAGTAAGAGTAAGCAGTCTTCCAGtctttctcctctgctgcatGAATGAttcctggaaacacacacacaaacacagaaatatcaGTTTAACTAGTGTACTTAACCTGATatttgtgtccatgtgtgtgtgtgttttcagggtTTAACAGACCCTAGAAActtcactttgtgttagtttttaatcagtttataaACTCTGATTCACGTGTTGTGTAGATAGTGAATACTTAATTATAGTAATACCTGACTGCATGTCTAAAGCTGCTTGTAGTTTGGGTGGGCAGTAGATGGCATTGGCGGTTGTCCTGGCAGAAGTAAGGGCTGCATGGGCCTTGGGCAAGTTACTGAGCGCATGGTACGTCTTACTCTCCAGCAGTTGAACCTCCACCAGGAGAGCCTTGTCATCCATCTTCTTTAACTCCTGCAGCAACTGGGAGCCTAGTGAGCAAATAAAGTGTCAAGAGTCATTGCAAAGACTGCAGTGAATTTACTTAAATCGGATGAAAGCTTTGCTCTTAAGAAACATGGCACAATTAGGAGAAAACCCATCTCTTTCAAATGTTACCACTGATATTAGGATGATAATTGAATGGGATGATACAGAGGTTTGAAACAACAACGAAACCCAAGATTATCCATTTATAGCTTTGAATCAAGGTTTCTaatgtttgtaattattaaCAAATTATGAACACTACACTCACCGAGATGTAGGGCCTCCTGGTAACACTTTGTGTCAAAATAAAGTGAGATGAGACGAGCCTGAGGAGAGAGAACAACAGCAATTTCAAGATCTGCAACCTGTATTTGGGTATAATGATGACTTTTTACATTGGAAGAGTTGGCTGAATGTGCATCTAAATATTTACTAATTACAATTCGGACCAAGtaaaatttttgaaaaattgATCAAGTTCACTCAGCCAAATTAGTCTAAAAACCCTCAGAAATGAATCCCCCTGCACTGCTTCTAGACTGTTCAACGAATCTGGGGTGTGACTGGATTTTGACAGGACCTCTTGATTGGattattaactctgtgtgttctctcccgtagttgtctttgtcctcctctgtccccctctctctgtccctttctgcaggtgtcccccggctttgaagctgtgtgtcttccagcgtgaagctactgatcctaccaatctgcccgatgttttgttgttgcttttgttgctctgttcttttctctatcccctttccactcaccccaaccggtcgaggcagatggccgtccaccctgagcctggttctgctggaggttccttccgttaaagggagtttttcctctccactgttgcctatggcttgctccagggggaattgttgggttctctttatatatctttataatcttgactttattctgtaaagtgccctgagatgactttgttgtgaattggcgctatataaataaagttgaattgaattgaattgattagGGTAAAATTTCTACTACATAAATTTACAGTGTGGCTTTTTTTCCCAATTACTAGTGTTAAGTAGATCTCAGGTTACAAATGGTCCATGACTTTTCCCTTGTAACAGTGTCGCATTAGAAATAAGATAATTCAGTTCTTCTcaacaaaataatgattttacttAAAGCTGTGATCCTCTCAATCACAAGTTCAAATACAGAAAGTAACGATGAACAACTTCCCAGTTTCACGTAGGACATAAAGTAATGAATGTTACACATACTGGACAGGGAGACTTAATAGACTAACTATTATTATATCCATATGAACGGGGTGAGGTAACTGCTGTTTGTAGACTGATCTGGTGGATGTCAGTTACAAAATTCACAGGTCTCTTCAAAATTTGCTTTATATTTAGGAATCACAAGATATATTGCATGagttttttaatgttgaaagTCCCTAATCAGACAGAACTTTATTTGGCTGgatgctgcatttattttccctgttaATACAAAactgttaatgtatttttaaataaataattttttaaatagttgagCAGAGAAGCGTGAGATAAGGTGCAACACAAAAAGCAGCACACAATATGCTTCACTCTCActgaaaacaattacaaaaatgtcaCCCTAAATTGCTTTATGTCtcaaaaaaagaccaaaataaaCAAGACTACAGTTCAGTAAAGTTCCAAGTCCCACAATATAATGTTTCTCTGTGCACATATGATACTATTCGAGAATGAATGGCCTGTTATCACTTGCCCAAACAAACCCGAAGAGCTCCACAGGCAGAACAAAACGCTTGGTGTGAACAAGCTCTACACCAACACCAAGTCTCACCTCTAGTGCCTGTCTGAGAAAGGTCCTCTTTTCAGCCTTGGCCCACTCTATGCACTCGAGGCAGAGCTCTACTTCCTGACCTGTGGCGGCCTCCATGTCCAGGAACATGTCCAGCAGGGAACGGACCAGCCGGGCTGCCTTGGCCTTGGAGATGGAATTGAGAAAAGGCCGCACATATTTCAGTAGACCCCCAAGCTCTGAGAAGagaagggagaggaagagggggTGAATACTTTaagtgaaaacagctgaaagCAAGCTTATGGTCAATCTTTAACAAAGCTTGTGAATACAAACATCTGATCTAAGTAATGCCAAATCATTAAAAAGGAATTTCAAGAACACATCCATACttcaaataatacaaaaaacatttagtcaaAATGCCACTTTCTGTAGGACACAGCGATTTTGAAAGGGTTAGGGGTTCGAGTGAAGTCAAGTTTATAAATACAGAGTGAATCTGAACTAAGGCCAGTTTGTATAATGCCACCAAAATTGAAGAAAGTCATACTTTGTTCCTGTTCCTCTACTTTAACAGATTCCAAAATTTCCAATGGCACAAACGTAAGGCAGAAACAAAGATTTCATCCAAGCTACTACTTTTCATGCCCAgtattttgctttgctttttaaaaagaaacagctctttttatcataacattttaaatatactgtaaatgtatcaGAGCATTTTAATTATAGTTTTCTGTGTATATTTATTCCTTTGGCCAATGACCACACCACAGATACAGCAGAGGTATTAACAGCCTTCAGTACCATTTACAAGAGCTACCTTGTACATTAACTGCAACAACAATCTGACCAAGAAAATGACAAGAACACAAGCATTTCTGAGTGAAGACGTGTGGAGCAGTTTTACAAACCCATGCAAAAACATTCTTTAGTGTAACACTAGGAAATCTCAATCATTATATTTCAGATTTAGTAACATGGCCAGAAGACAAATTAACAGCAACTGTTTTGCAACTTTTACATCTGTAAAAtctaaacacatttcaaaaaggcTTCACTAAGAACAATCAAAGCAAAACTTCAATAACACTGACTCAGGATTCTTACTGGTGGCCTGACAAAGAAATGGGTTGTCTTGGTTGGATCGGGATTGTGAAATCAGGATTGTGTGACATGAAATACAAACATTAGATTCTAGTTACCTGCTGCCTGTCCTGTCTTAGCAAGCAGTCCACCCAATTCCAGGATGCTCTGCTCTTTAACACGAACAGCCTCCTCATCACTCTCCTGAATGTCCCGCTTCACTGATAgtttcaacacacacaaacacatatccaTCATGTATTCTGACATGAGTAACTGGGTTACACAAACAGTGAAGATGCTGATGTTACACTTTATCCCTCAGCTGTATGTCTGGAGAGACTAGCATTAGGTGAAGTTAAGAAGTTAGATCACAGATTGGTTCGTGGCAAGCAGCCAAAGAGCTAGCGAAGAAAAGTCGAAACTGTCAAATTAAACGATAAGCGATGATGACAGCTACGTAACTAcactttaataaatataatggcCCAAATGGTCAATAGGCACCTTAATACTGTGACAAGGTTAATGTTAAGAAAGCCAACtcaatttcatatttatttcctTGTTGGCCTGACTTCTGGTAAGACCAGAAGTCGCTAACTCACGTTAGCAGCTAACAGCGTAGGATACATGCTACCTTTAGCTAGCCAGCTGTTAACCAAATTTCCGTTAAATGAATGAGCCGGTAGCTAACGTATCTGCCAAGCTAGCCGGTACGTGGCTAGCCGGCTACTAGCCACTGCTGCTGACTCACTGTAcaagcaagaagaaaaagagacgGCCAGCATTAGGCTAGCTAACGCAACTTAGCTGCTAACTAGCTAACAGCATAGCAAGCTTACGCTAACTCAAATGTTCAAACTAAGCTTGTTTAAAACATGCACTGCTTCAGTGTCTGAGCGCGCGTTCTTTTTAAGCCATATTGCCTCGTCTAGATCTACCTATTGAATGTAAGATGTCAATGGAGGCATTCCGGTCTGTTCCGAGAAGAGACTGTGCTCTCTGAAACTCAGCCACTGCCGCGACTGCCATCTTTCCTCTGCCTGCCTCCGCTGCACTGGCTGGTTTTCCGGTCAGGTCGTTCACGTGTTGGAAAAATACTGCCCTCTATAAGTGGTATCGAGATCGACCAGCCAACAAGCACTGAAAATAAcgttatataaaaaaaaaatattttttgggaATTGCTATTACCGACGCACTGCACTTACATCTGTGGGGTTACTGCGGCCGAGTGCCCAATTTGGAAAAGCTGGACTTGTGGGAAAAGTAAGGACATGTCCCCGAAGTCTTGGGGGACATGTCCTTAACCACTCATTGTCTGCTATTACTTAACAGGCTAATGCTCGTCAAGTTTCGTCTATTTCTATTATAATTAAGAGTTTCCATTTGACAATGGGTATGAAATGGTAGCTGGGCCGGCTGCACGGCACAAGAAAGAACAGCacctaaatataaaaatagcctttatttcaacaaaacatacaaaaagcacaaaatctCCAATCAAATCTCACAAGCCAAGTTTCTCATGGTAGTCAAGTCAGCCTTTACAGGACGATGGAGAGGTAATCACAAACCTGAAAGCAGACAAAAACGTTAAAGTTGTGATGCCAAAGAGCAAACACAGAGAACAGAGCAGAAttccaaatgtgtgtttttgtatgcacCTTGCAGCTTATCATCAAATTGGTTGAAGTGTCTGTATTTGGAGCCACAGAGAAAGTAGGATTGTGGAGACAGTCCTCCATGTGCTCCGAAACTCTGGACTCCAGAAGATGGCGCAGGACATCAGGTGTAACATTCCTTTTCTAAAGACAAGTCGCACAACAAAGCCATCACTCACTTAACTGAACCCTTGTTCCAGTTTTGACTTCCAGTTCCTGTTTACAATTAATTACGGCATATACAGAGGAAAGTGCTTTGATAGAGgagaaaactttaaaatgtgttgccaAGTTTTTCGTCTCCAAggagataattttttttaaataaggtcTGTATTAATTTATGGATGTTtagccaaaacaaaaaataattcattataaaaaaaaaggcagtcagtcagtctgaaTCAAACCATTATGAACAACAT includes these proteins:
- the LOC137099717 gene encoding 26S proteasome non-ATPase regulatory subunit 11A; its protein translation is MAVAAVAEFQRAQSLLGTDRNASIDILHSIVKRDIQESDEEAVRVKEQSILELGGLLAKTGQAAELGGLLKYVRPFLNSISKAKAARLVRSLLDMFLDMEAATGQEVELCLECIEWAKAEKRTFLRQALEARLISLYFDTKCYQEALHLGSQLLQELKKMDDKALLVEVQLLESKTYHALSNLPKAHAALTSARTTANAIYCPPKLQAALDMQSGIIHAAEEKDWKTAYSYFYEAFEGYDSIDSPRAITALKYMLLCKIMLNLPEDVQALTSGKLALRYAGRQTDSLKCVAQASKNRSLADFEKALTEYKAELRDDPIISTHLTKLYDNLLEQNLIRVIEPFSRVQIAHISSLIKLPKGDVERKLSQMILDKKFHGILDQGEGVLIVFDEPVVDKTYEAALETIQNMSKVVDSLYNKAKKLT